From Xiphophorus hellerii strain 12219 chromosome 9, Xiphophorus_hellerii-4.1, whole genome shotgun sequence, a single genomic window includes:
- the LOC116725250 gene encoding uncharacterized protein LOC116725250 isoform X1, with amino-acid sequence MAEVRKSLEQIKIFTEQKDVLAQEIQDENEQLRKQLLHLVSLQDSQINEVAKMLYQQGLTELIHSSPSEQVAYLLVERASLLEMNQDPGDGDPESRLRTHAEPLNPVICAPTHKRSPRPLQSSWKKIFGLHKTLQSKHTFVPGGETPLAGEPRRLEKECSRLERDVEEGSRRLAMAHNEIRHLKDELESAQNWSLLGSDLSARMQILFCSFGRKSTVAWQPLSQ; translated from the exons ATGGCAGAG GTACGCAAGTCCTTGGAGCAGATCAAAATCTTCACAGAGCAGAAAGACGTTTTGGCTCAGGAGATACAAGATGAGAACGAACAACTcagaaagcagctgctgcaccTCGTTTCACTGCAAG ATTCCCAGATAAATGAAGTTGCTAAAATGTTGTACCAGCAGGGTCTCACTGAGCTGATTCACAGCTCCCCCAGTGAGCAGGTGGCGTATCTCCTGGTGGAGAGGGCTTCCCTGCTTGAGATGAATCAGGATCCTGGTGATGGAGACCCAGAGAGTCGACTGAGGACCCACGCAGAACCACTGAACCCCGTCATATGTGCG CCCACCCACAAGAGGTCCCCACGACCTTTACAAAGctcctggaagaaaatatttggaCTCCATAAGACTTTGCAGAGCAAGCACACCTTCGTACCT GGTGGGGAGACACCTTTGGCCGGTGAACCAAGACGTTTGGAGAAGGAGTGTTCCCGACTGGAGCGGGATGTGGAAGAAGGTTCCCGCAGGTTGGCCATGGCCCACAACGAGATCCGGCATTTGAAAGATGAACTGGAGTCTGCTCAGAATTGGTCTCTGCTCGGATCAGACCTCTCTGCTCGCATGCAAattcttttctgctcttttggaagaaaaagtaccgttgcctggcaacctctcagccaatag
- the LOC116725250 gene encoding uncharacterized protein LOC116725250 isoform X2, translating to MRTNNSESSCCTSFHCKGLTELIHSSPSEQVAYLLVERASLLEMNQDPGDGDPESRLRTHAEPLNPVICAPTHKRSPRPLQSSWKKIFGLHKTLQSKHTFVPGGETPLAGEPRRLEKECSRLERDVEEGSRRLAMAHNEIRHLKDELESAQNWSLLGSDLSARMQILFCSFGRKSTVAWQPLSQ from the exons ATGAGAACGAACAACTcagaaagcagctgctgcaccTCGTTTCACTGCAAG GGTCTCACTGAGCTGATTCACAGCTCCCCCAGTGAGCAGGTGGCGTATCTCCTGGTGGAGAGGGCTTCCCTGCTTGAGATGAATCAGGATCCTGGTGATGGAGACCCAGAGAGTCGACTGAGGACCCACGCAGAACCACTGAACCCCGTCATATGTGCG CCCACCCACAAGAGGTCCCCACGACCTTTACAAAGctcctggaagaaaatatttggaCTCCATAAGACTTTGCAGAGCAAGCACACCTTCGTACCT GGTGGGGAGACACCTTTGGCCGGTGAACCAAGACGTTTGGAGAAGGAGTGTTCCCGACTGGAGCGGGATGTGGAAGAAGGTTCCCGCAGGTTGGCCATGGCCCACAACGAGATCCGGCATTTGAAAGATGAACTGGAGTCTGCTCAGAATTGGTCTCTGCTCGGATCAGACCTCTCTGCTCGCATGCAAattcttttctgctcttttggaagaaaaagtaccgttgcctggcaacctctcagccaatag